The proteins below are encoded in one region of Halalkalicoccus jeotgali B3:
- a CDS encoding molybdopterin-dependent oxidoreductase, translating into MSTEPVSLDLDRRSFLKASALAGAVALGGGAAGQTLAQSEDEGEGTTPDGEMTKTICNYCAVGCGFRGVKDGDSFVGMEPWHENPINNGSLCSKGAGILETEHSDRRLKRPMHRVDGGWETISWSEAYDIIEEQYAEVVEEYTPESVMMMGSAHYANEEAYAFRKLAAFMGTNNCDHQARICHSPTVTGLSNTWGYGAMTNTINDYRNFDLLIICGQNPAESHPIAMQHILEGQARDGTVVSIDPRYTKTSSHADNYYRMRPGTDVALLMGLMNYLREQGELDDEMLSGRVNGWPDAEAELDQYDLETVADITWIDVEQLEELGDLIIENKPNIQIEWAMGGTQHNNGTQNIRSYALHSLASGSAARSGGGLQVMRGHANVQGATDLGVDSTILPGYYSVSAPGSWVHWTNVWDQSPWTSGSTDFWDLHDRFALMPNDIWQQLSAGGGGPPAAGELQSAETERSDASEDVSQAEDTGAGPNSQSPTEADSQTGDPAAQGGSGGDGSTEGGGSGGDGSGDDGSQRQVDPRTMMLQDGLSVARWYEAALQQEDRLHESNLYQPDPLKMAFFWGHSANSITEMDKMKKAMEALDLLVVVDVFPAVAGTLADAEADNVLLLPAASQYEHHRSVTNSHRSVQWSEPVSSPAHASKPDLQIMQELADRFGFGEHFDWGSGPELYNGKSTYEDALREINLGVRTVGYQQSPERLQRQKDHDDAFSTETLRADSEGLPVSGEFWGLPWPCWGEGHPGTPIIWRDDLPPAEGGHDFRANWGADAPTPEEWEATGVDKEYPLAETYEQEGEAGLDMLRESYQPEWFDGEVIGVPQYPGFTTTLPEDPAEASSMTIPMEYALREDVSIYDCAAALNEQRGHQHDLAFYEQYDNPQPDPPTGRGRARAVVWNFIDTVPKHREPIQSPRPDLAEQWPANGQQTNFFRLDQNNATTQQEATQRAYDQGMDVILTSGRQVEHQGGGAETRNNQYTADLQPHMYAEIHPDMAEDLDLVGGEDHVIITSADNDKGSILVKAKVTYRPQGGNEIFLPYHWGGVAHGQNMSDNYPDGSKPLAIGDSANFITSSGFDAETQMQETKAGLVRVEKATEQRIEELNMEFIDYPQEEAGIGDSYEWDVRNQSMQPQTGDD; encoded by the coding sequence ATGAGCACGGAGCCGGTTTCGCTCGATCTGGACCGTCGGTCCTTCCTCAAAGCGAGCGCGCTCGCGGGTGCGGTCGCGCTCGGCGGCGGCGCGGCTGGCCAGACGCTCGCCCAGAGCGAGGACGAGGGGGAAGGCACCACTCCGGACGGCGAGATGACCAAGACGATCTGTAACTACTGTGCAGTCGGCTGTGGCTTTCGCGGCGTCAAGGACGGCGACTCCTTCGTCGGCATGGAGCCGTGGCACGAGAACCCGATCAACAACGGCTCGCTCTGTTCGAAGGGCGCGGGGATCCTCGAGACCGAACATTCGGATCGTCGGTTGAAACGGCCGATGCACCGGGTCGACGGCGGGTGGGAGACGATCTCGTGGAGCGAGGCCTACGACATCATCGAGGAGCAGTACGCCGAGGTCGTCGAGGAGTACACTCCCGAGAGCGTCATGATGATGGGAAGCGCCCACTACGCCAACGAGGAGGCCTATGCCTTCCGCAAGCTGGCGGCCTTCATGGGGACGAACAACTGCGACCACCAGGCGCGGATCTGTCACTCCCCGACGGTCACTGGCCTCTCGAACACGTGGGGTTACGGGGCGATGACCAACACGATCAACGACTACCGGAACTTCGATCTCCTCATCATCTGCGGGCAGAACCCCGCCGAGTCCCACCCGATCGCAATGCAGCACATCCTCGAGGGCCAAGCGAGGGACGGGACCGTCGTTTCGATCGACCCCCGGTATACGAAGACCTCCTCGCACGCCGATAACTACTACCGGATGCGTCCGGGTACCGACGTGGCCCTGCTGATGGGGCTGATGAACTACCTCCGAGAGCAGGGCGAACTCGACGACGAGATGCTCTCGGGGCGGGTCAACGGCTGGCCCGACGCCGAGGCCGAACTCGATCAGTACGACCTCGAGACGGTCGCCGACATCACCTGGATCGACGTCGAGCAACTCGAAGAACTCGGCGATCTGATCATCGAGAACAAGCCGAACATCCAGATCGAGTGGGCGATGGGCGGCACCCAGCACAACAACGGCACCCAGAACATCCGGTCGTACGCGCTGCACTCGCTGGCCTCGGGCAGCGCCGCCCGCAGTGGCGGCGGCCTGCAGGTGATGCGCGGACACGCCAACGTCCAGGGCGCGACCGACCTGGGTGTCGACAGCACCATCCTGCCGGGCTACTACTCCGTGTCGGCGCCCGGCTCGTGGGTCCACTGGACGAACGTCTGGGATCAGAGCCCGTGGACGAGCGGCTCGACGGACTTCTGGGACCTCCACGACCGCTTCGCGCTGATGCCCAACGATATCTGGCAGCAGCTCTCGGCGGGCGGGGGCGGCCCGCCCGCCGCCGGGGAGCTCCAGTCGGCGGAAACCGAACGGAGCGACGCCTCCGAGGACGTCTCCCAGGCCGAGGACACCGGCGCGGGTCCGAACTCCCAGTCCCCGACCGAGGCCGACTCCCAGACGGGCGATCCCGCCGCCCAAGGGGGATCGGGCGGGGACGGCAGCACCGAGGGCGGCGGCTCCGGAGGAGACGGCTCCGGGGATGATGGCTCCCAGCGACAGGTCGACCCGCGGACGATGATGCTCCAGGACGGCCTGTCGGTCGCCCGCTGGTACGAGGCCGCGCTCCAACAGGAGGACCGCCTCCACGAATCGAACCTCTATCAGCCCGACCCGCTGAAGATGGCTTTCTTCTGGGGGCATTCGGCCAACTCCATCACCGAGATGGACAAGATGAAAAAGGCGATGGAGGCGCTGGACCTGCTGGTGGTCGTCGACGTCTTCCCCGCGGTCGCCGGCACGCTCGCGGACGCCGAGGCCGACAACGTCCTGTTGCTCCCGGCGGCCAGCCAGTACGAGCACCACCGCTCGGTGACCAACTCCCATCGCTCGGTCCAGTGGAGCGAACCCGTCTCCTCGCCGGCCCACGCCTCCAAACCCGACCTGCAGATCATGCAGGAACTGGCCGACCGCTTCGGGTTCGGCGAGCACTTCGACTGGGGGAGCGGCCCCGAACTCTACAACGGCAAGAGTACCTACGAGGACGCGCTGCGGGAGATCAACCTCGGCGTTCGGACGGTCGGCTACCAGCAGAGTCCCGAACGCCTCCAGCGCCAGAAGGACCACGACGACGCCTTCAGCACCGAGACGCTGCGGGCCGACAGCGAGGGTCTGCCGGTCAGCGGCGAGTTCTGGGGGCTGCCGTGGCCCTGCTGGGGCGAGGGCCACCCCGGGACGCCGATCATCTGGCGCGACGACCTCCCTCCGGCCGAGGGCGGTCACGACTTCCGCGCGAACTGGGGCGCCGACGCCCCGACGCCCGAGGAGTGGGAGGCGACGGGCGTCGACAAGGAGTACCCGCTCGCCGAGACCTACGAGCAGGAGGGCGAGGCGGGACTGGACATGCTTCGCGAGTCCTACCAGCCCGAGTGGTTCGACGGCGAGGTCATCGGGGTCCCCCAGTATCCGGGCTTTACGACGACGCTTCCCGAGGACCCGGCAGAGGCCTCCTCGATGACGATCCCGATGGAGTACGCGCTTCGCGAGGACGTCTCGATCTACGACTGTGCGGCCGCGCTGAACGAACAGCGGGGCCACCAGCACGATCTGGCGTTCTACGAGCAGTACGACAACCCCCAGCCCGACCCGCCGACGGGACGTGGCCGGGCACGGGCGGTCGTCTGGAACTTCATCGACACGGTCCCGAAACACCGCGAGCCGATCCAGAGCCCGCGACCGGATCTGGCCGAACAGTGGCCCGCAAACGGCCAACAGACCAACTTCTTCCGGCTCGATCAGAACAACGCGACGACCCAGCAGGAGGCGACTCAGCGTGCCTACGATCAGGGGATGGACGTCATCCTCACCTCGGGGCGACAGGTCGAACACCAGGGCGGGGGCGCCGAGACGCGAAACAACCAGTACACCGCCGACCTCCAGCCCCACATGTACGCGGAGATCCATCCCGACATGGCCGAGGACCTCGATCTGGTCGGCGGCGAGGACCACGTCATCATCACCTCCGCGGACAATGACAAGGGCTCGATCTTAGTCAAGGCGAAGGTGACCTACCGCCCGCAGGGCGGCAACGAGATCTTCCTGCCGTACCACTGGGGCGGGGTCGCACACGGCCAGAACATGAGCGACAACTACCCCGACGGGTCGAAGCCGCTCGCGATCGGCGACAGCGCGAACTTCATCACCTCCAGCGGGTTCGACGCCGAAACGCAGATGCAGGAGACGAAGGCGGGGCTCGTCCGGGTCGAGAAGGCGACCGAACAGCGCATCGAGGAACTGAACATGGAGTTCATCGACTACCCACAAGAGGAGGCCGGCATCGGCGACTCCTACGAGTGGGACGTCAGAAATCAGAGCATGCAACCACAGACGGGGGACGACTAG
- a CDS encoding 4Fe-4S binding protein, whose protein sequence is MKTGAFVCSCADTCEVDLEAAREGIEGVDVAASSELLCGDGLPAMEQVIEEYDLDQLLVTCPEPGVQKKFGGVAEDHGLHPEAVSFIDQREGAGWVHAEAEATDKTARMINARRAGLEEEAVSRTVSRETGDRVAVVGDPTAAATLSSDAEVTLIANDEELAGVDGLEDVTIERGRVVGVAGEFGAFEIGLETRVTDECISCMKCVHEGPDGMVTRRPVDIHPEAPDGEWTDVCPTDAIEMDGVSKELEVDQVIHPGGDPKARGGRIGYYTDSGPATMAAVESLLGGITKPDFLDFEMDVCASGESNQEGCRACYDACPHDAVAKPRPDEVDIDPVACQNCGACTSACPTGAVSLREPSNERIAREVEALLGTGADQDGWFSRASGIETPIVAFVCGERADDALSEYGKRAASGGRIEYPPILPVGVNCADTVGESHITHALACGAAGVAVLGCGCDCRHSGPDPKEELVERLNQATADLGLGERVGFFAPEAGEPGEFVDSLSEFEESLSPSPVPEGEHRADGTLLHSDHDNPEFYNHGWTLESVRAILEHAEPDREVIRGLEDFGRMEVSDACTLTPTCSNLCPTDAIRRTEWGLEFNHEKCVNCGLCEEGCPESAITMRDGLDLSLLPENRAAAAGTESADGDPAWTQTFEGEMLECARCGDPFTSERSAAKIEEEVGDLVAGLAPSAEESVFEYCPDCRAYLLYDRGN, encoded by the coding sequence ATGAAGACCGGTGCGTTCGTCTGCTCGTGTGCGGACACCTGCGAGGTCGACCTCGAAGCCGCCCGCGAGGGGATCGAGGGGGTCGACGTCGCCGCCAGCTCCGAGCTGCTCTGTGGGGACGGCCTGCCCGCGATGGAGCAAGTCATCGAGGAGTACGACCTCGATCAGCTTCTCGTAACCTGTCCCGAACCGGGAGTCCAGAAGAAATTCGGCGGGGTCGCCGAGGACCACGGCCTCCACCCTGAGGCGGTCTCCTTTATCGACCAGCGTGAGGGCGCCGGCTGGGTCCACGCCGAAGCGGAGGCGACCGACAAGACGGCACGGATGATCAACGCCCGTCGGGCCGGCCTCGAGGAGGAGGCCGTCTCCCGAACGGTCTCGCGGGAGACCGGAGACCGGGTGGCGGTCGTCGGCGACCCGACAGCGGCCGCCACGCTCTCGTCGGACGCGGAGGTGACGCTGATCGCGAACGACGAGGAGCTCGCCGGCGTCGACGGCTTAGAGGACGTCACGATCGAGCGCGGGCGAGTGGTCGGTGTCGCCGGCGAGTTCGGCGCGTTCGAGATCGGGCTCGAAACCCGGGTGACCGACGAGTGCATCTCGTGTATGAAGTGCGTCCACGAGGGTCCGGACGGAATGGTTACGCGCCGCCCGGTCGACATCCATCCCGAGGCACCCGATGGGGAATGGACCGACGTCTGTCCGACCGACGCCATCGAGATGGACGGCGTCTCGAAGGAGCTAGAGGTCGATCAGGTAATCCACCCGGGCGGCGACCCCAAGGCCCGGGGCGGACGGATCGGCTACTATACTGATAGTGGGCCGGCGACGATGGCCGCCGTCGAGAGCCTTCTCGGCGGGATTACGAAACCCGACTTTCTGGACTTCGAGATGGACGTCTGTGCCTCGGGCGAATCGAACCAGGAGGGCTGTCGGGCCTGCTACGACGCCTGCCCGCACGACGCGGTCGCCAAGCCCCGGCCCGACGAGGTCGACATCGACCCGGTCGCCTGTCAGAACTGCGGGGCCTGCACCAGTGCCTGCCCGACCGGCGCGGTGAGCCTGCGCGAACCATCGAACGAGCGGATCGCCCGCGAGGTCGAGGCGCTGCTCGGCACCGGCGCCGATCAGGACGGCTGGTTCTCACGAGCGTCGGGCATCGAGACACCGATCGTGGCCTTCGTCTGTGGCGAGCGTGCCGACGACGCCCTCTCCGAGTACGGCAAACGCGCTGCGTCGGGAGGGCGAATCGAATACCCGCCGATCCTCCCCGTCGGCGTGAACTGTGCGGACACCGTGGGCGAATCACACATCACCCACGCGCTGGCCTGTGGCGCGGCGGGCGTCGCGGTGCTCGGATGCGGATGTGACTGTCGCCACTCCGGGCCCGACCCGAAGGAGGAACTCGTCGAGCGGCTCAATCAGGCAACGGCGGACCTCGGGCTGGGCGAGCGCGTGGGCTTCTTCGCGCCCGAAGCGGGTGAACCCGGAGAGTTCGTCGACTCCCTCTCGGAGTTCGAGGAGTCGCTCTCGCCCTCGCCGGTCCCGGAGGGTGAGCACCGCGCCGACGGCACGCTACTGCACAGCGACCACGACAATCCGGAATTCTACAACCACGGCTGGACCCTCGAGAGCGTGCGGGCGATCCTCGAACACGCCGAGCCCGACCGCGAGGTGATCCGCGGGCTCGAGGACTTCGGCCGGATGGAGGTTTCGGATGCCTGCACCCTGACTCCCACGTGCTCGAACCTCTGTCCGACCGACGCGATTCGCCGGACCGAATGGGGCCTGGAGTTCAACCACGAGAAGTGCGTCAACTGCGGGCTCTGCGAGGAGGGCTGTCCCGAGAGCGCGATCACGATGCGCGACGGGTTGGACCTCTCCTTGCTTCCGGAAAACCGCGCTGCTGCCGCGGGAACGGAGAGCGCGGACGGCGACCCCGCCTGGACCCAGACCTTCGAGGGCGAGATGCTCGAATGTGCCCGGTGTGGCGACCCGTTTACGAGCGAGCGCTCGGCCGCGAAGATCGAGGAGGAGGTCGGCGACCTCGTGGCGGGGCTGGCCCCGAGCGCCGAGGAGAGCGTCTTCGAGTACTGTCCGGACTGTCGGGCATACCTGCTCTACGATCGGGGGAACTGA
- a CDS encoding TorD/DmsD family molecular chaperone, with protein MSDEEIYAARLELVDFLIEALWDTPNEEFVETLLSGEIRTPEGVDDDLDTGFEKLRAYVKENEGRDVETVRTELKREYTRVFVGPRPPVMAHESYYREDMDFLGTGKAEVEASYGAAGWTPPEDYPEEGDFVAVELAFLRHLIERQRRGAEEAFGYERVFLEEHTTRWIDDCAGDIVEYADSAFYEAVGRLLSGVVEFEAELAGQMA; from the coding sequence ATGAGCGACGAGGAGATCTACGCCGCCCGACTCGAACTGGTCGACTTCCTGATCGAGGCGCTGTGGGACACCCCGAACGAGGAGTTCGTCGAAACCCTGCTGTCGGGGGAGATACGAACTCCGGAAGGCGTCGACGACGATCTGGATACGGGCTTCGAGAAACTGCGGGCGTACGTCAAGGAAAACGAGGGCCGGGATGTCGAGACGGTCCGCACGGAACTCAAACGCGAGTACACCCGCGTGTTCGTCGGCCCGCGACCCCCGGTGATGGCCCACGAGAGCTACTACCGCGAGGACATGGACTTCCTGGGGACGGGAAAGGCCGAGGTCGAGGCGAGTTACGGCGCCGCGGGCTGGACTCCCCCCGAGGACTACCCCGAAGAGGGCGACTTCGTCGCCGTCGAGTTGGCCTTTCTCAGACACCTGATCGAGCGCCAGCGCAGGGGCGCCGAGGAGGCCTTTGGATACGAACGGGTCTTCCTCGAGGAGCACACGACCCGCTGGATCGACGACTGTGCGGGCGACATCGTCGAGTACGCCGACAGCGCGTTCTACGAGGCGGTCGGACGCCTCCTCTCGGGCGTCGTCGAGTTCGAGGCCGAACTCGCGGGCCAGATGGCGTAG
- a CDS encoding DUF7124 domain-containing protein, translated as MTDSIDLDEIETESADEPRPNRGDWFWRGEGDFEDETEALGTDAGPDASADDGEPAPELRTVSESSGPEGTTPHVPHENRDKPVGLPEERGGAGGTSAREAAREHDTTGDAPEASGPHGGGADEMTMALTYEAAKRLADPGYVLATATFADWIGIVGGVDAHVITAFQRSHGVDADFFNGTGTGPAERLAEITEMSMFFAERMVVLGCNGEEWIAQQAGWEFVPIETAAEKAGWDLD; from the coding sequence GTGACCGACAGTATCGACCTCGACGAGATCGAGACCGAATCGGCGGACGAGCCACGTCCGAACCGCGGCGACTGGTTCTGGCGCGGCGAGGGCGACTTCGAGGACGAGACCGAGGCGCTCGGGACCGACGCCGGCCCGGACGCGTCGGCGGACGACGGGGAACCGGCGCCCGAATTGAGAACCGTTTCCGAGTCGTCCGGTCCCGAGGGGACGACACCCCACGTCCCCCACGAGAACCGGGACAAGCCCGTCGGCCTTCCCGAGGAACGGGGCGGGGCCGGCGGGACCTCAGCACGCGAAGCGGCCCGCGAGCACGATACGACCGGGGACGCCCCCGAGGCCTCGGGGCCCCACGGCGGCGGGGCCGACGAGATGACGATGGCGCTCACCTACGAGGCGGCAAAGCGCCTCGCGGATCCGGGCTACGTGCTCGCGACGGCGACCTTCGCCGACTGGATCGGCATCGTCGGCGGGGTCGACGCCCACGTCATCACCGCCTTCCAGCGCTCTCACGGTGTGGACGCCGACTTCTTCAACGGCACCGGGACGGGGCCGGCCGAGCGCCTCGCCGAGATCACCGAGATGTCGATGTTCTTCGCCGAGCGGATGGTCGTCCTCGGCTGCAACGGAGAGGAGTGGATCGCCCAGCAAGCGGGCTGGGAGTTCGTTCCTATCGAAACGGCCGCCGAAAAGGCCGGCTGGGACCTCGATTAG
- a CDS encoding aldehyde ferredoxin oxidoreductase family protein: MARLSHLLRVDLGAETASREPIPERWLDRYVGGKGLGARYLFEELDPGTDPMGSDNALLFIVGPLTGRTPGEPRYAAITKSPLTGAFLDSYSGGEFAGALAGALGDCLGVLVTGRADEPMALTIEDGEATLEPTDAWGADAAATAGAFDGRVACIGPAGENRVSYATIAADGGDHHAGRGGAGAVMGAKRLKAVVARGQRPTEDSDLREIYEERFVDDETGRWQAASETLESVDFADAVGALATRGWQENRFDGIEGIGIEAARGAATGRESEGAIPGGFTVPTPDGESVPRGATQMTLGAGLGIDEFDAVAALGAQCDRFGIDVISAGSAVAWAIRASEAGLIERDLAFGDRDAARELLAEIATRTTPLGEALADGVERASATFGGEDFVPAIKGMELPAYDPRGARSMALAYATSDRGGCHRRARPIEDEPFSHWSDDERVERVIAEQNRRSVLWSLIVDDFVGDSFADLGAAWLSELGYDLSPADLATLGERVWTLTRLFNVREGLDREADRVPAPLTESAADGESIDPEEFEGLLDRYYAARGWDERGRPILRTLERLELASLDGGDGA; the protein is encoded by the coding sequence ATGGCCCGCCTCTCCCACCTGCTTCGGGTCGATCTGGGTGCCGAAACCGCCTCGCGGGAGCCGATCCCCGAGCGGTGGCTCGACCGGTACGTCGGGGGAAAGGGGCTGGGCGCACGGTACCTCTTCGAGGAACTCGACCCCGGTACCGACCCTATGGGGTCCGACAACGCCCTGCTGTTCATCGTCGGACCGCTCACGGGCCGTACCCCGGGCGAACCCCGCTACGCCGCGATCACCAAGTCCCCGCTGACGGGGGCGTTTCTGGATTCGTACAGCGGCGGCGAGTTCGCCGGCGCGCTCGCCGGCGCCCTCGGGGACTGTCTGGGCGTGCTCGTCACGGGTCGGGCCGACGAGCCGATGGCCCTGACGATCGAGGACGGCGAAGCGACCCTCGAACCCACCGACGCGTGGGGTGCCGACGCCGCCGCGACCGCCGGCGCCTTCGACGGTCGGGTCGCCTGTATCGGCCCCGCCGGCGAGAACCGGGTGAGCTACGCCACCATCGCCGCGGACGGTGGCGACCACCACGCCGGGCGGGGCGGTGCGGGCGCGGTGATGGGGGCAAAGCGACTGAAGGCTGTCGTCGCCCGCGGCCAGCGCCCCACGGAGGACTCGGATCTGCGCGAGATCTACGAGGAGCGCTTTGTAGACGACGAGACGGGGCGCTGGCAGGCCGCCAGTGAAACCCTCGAATCGGTCGATTTCGCCGATGCGGTCGGTGCGCTGGCGACCCGTGGCTGGCAGGAGAACCGCTTCGATGGGATCGAGGGGATCGGTATCGAGGCCGCCCGTGGGGCCGCGACCGGCCGCGAGAGCGAGGGAGCGATCCCGGGGGGGTTCACCGTCCCCACGCCCGACGGCGAGAGTGTCCCGCGGGGTGCGACTCAGATGACGCTGGGCGCCGGGTTGGGAATCGACGAGTTCGATGCGGTCGCGGCGCTCGGGGCCCAGTGCGACCGATTCGGAATCGACGTGATCTCGGCGGGTAGTGCGGTCGCGTGGGCGATCCGCGCCAGCGAGGCGGGGCTGATCGAGCGCGATCTCGCCTTCGGCGACCGCGACGCCGCCCGCGAACTGTTAGCGGAGATCGCCACCCGCACCACCCCGCTCGGCGAGGCGCTTGCCGACGGGGTCGAGCGGGCATCGGCGACGTTCGGCGGCGAGGACTTCGTCCCCGCGATCAAGGGGATGGAACTGCCCGCCTACGATCCCCGGGGTGCCCGGTCGATGGCGCTGGCCTACGCCACGAGCGACCGGGGGGGCTGTCATCGCCGGGCCCGCCCCATCGAGGACGAACCGTTCTCTCACTGGAGCGACGACGAGCGCGTCGAGCGCGTGATCGCCGAGCAGAACCGCCGCTCGGTGCTGTGGAGCCTGATCGTCGACGACTTCGTCGGCGATTCCTTTGCCGACCTCGGGGCGGCCTGGCTCTCGGAACTGGGCTACGATCTCTCGCCGGCCGATCTGGCCACCCTCGGCGAGCGCGTCTGGACGCTGACCCGCCTCTTTAACGTCCGCGAGGGGCTCGACCGCGAGGCCGACCGAGTGCCCGCGCCACTCACCGAATCCGCCGCGGACGGCGAGTCGATCGACCCCGAGGAGTTCGAGGGGCTGCTCGATCGCTACTACGCCGCCCGCGGTTGGGACGAGCGGGGCCGGCCCATCCTGAGGACGCTCGAACGACTGGAGCTGGCTTCTCTCGACGGGGGCGATGGCGCGTGA
- a CDS encoding 7-carboxy-7-deazaguanine synthase QueE, with translation MSHTRGGGATDGDDPALPINELFHSLQGEGKLAGVPSTFVRTSGCNLRCWFCDSYHTSWEPAGDWMGMEAILEGIEDHGADHVVLTGGEPLLHDASSELLERLAERGYHTTVETNGTIVPDAPVDLASVSPKLASSTPTPEKDPKGEGEWEERHEARRIDYEALATICERYDHQLKFVVTGREDMGEITDLLARLRERVGIRDEDVLLMPEGATRERLDETRNRVAELAMEYGFRYTPRLHVDLWNDAPGT, from the coding sequence ATGAGCCACACGCGAGGGGGCGGCGCGACCGATGGGGACGACCCCGCGTTGCCGATCAACGAGCTCTTTCACTCGCTGCAGGGCGAGGGGAAACTTGCCGGGGTGCCCTCGACGTTCGTGCGCACGAGCGGCTGTAACCTCCGGTGTTGGTTCTGTGATTCGTATCACACCTCCTGGGAGCCCGCGGGCGACTGGATGGGTATGGAGGCGATCCTCGAAGGGATCGAGGATCACGGCGCGGACCACGTCGTGCTTACCGGCGGGGAGCCCCTGCTCCACGACGCGAGCAGTGAACTACTGGAACGGCTCGCCGAACGGGGCTATCACACCACCGTCGAGACCAACGGGACGATCGTTCCCGACGCGCCCGTCGACCTCGCGAGCGTCAGTCCGAAACTCGCGAGCAGCACCCCTACCCCGGAGAAGGACCCCAAGGGCGAGGGCGAATGGGAAGAGCGCCACGAGGCGCGCCGGATCGACTACGAGGCGCTCGCGACGATCTGCGAGCGCTACGACCACCAGTTGAAGTTCGTCGTCACGGGTCGGGAGGACATGGGCGAGATCACCGACCTGCTCGCCCGGCTGCGCGAGCGCGTCGGGATCAGGGACGAGGACGTCCTGTTGATGCCCGAAGGGGCGACCCGCGAGCGACTCGACGAGACGCGCAATCGGGTGGCCGAGCTGGCGATGGAGTACGGCTTTCGGTACACGCCCCGACTGCACGTGGACCTGTGGAACGACGCGCCGGGGACGTAA
- the queC gene encoding 7-cyano-7-deazaguanine synthase QueC, translating to MSEAVILLSGGMDSATAAYEARETGYEIAALHTSYGQRTEGKEYDCAHWLAEELDAADFLHIETDHLAAIGGSSLTDESMAVGDASEGEEIPDTYVPFRNANLLSMAVSYAEARGAEAIYIGAHSEDFAGYPDCRPAFFEAFQGVVDTGTKPETEIGIEAPYVEYSKTEIAERGLELGVPYEHTWSCYRNEAPACGTCDSCTYRREAFERAGSEDPIAYAGD from the coding sequence ATGAGCGAAGCCGTCATCCTCCTCTCGGGGGGCATGGACAGCGCGACCGCCGCCTACGAAGCTAGGGAAACGGGCTACGAGATCGCGGCGTTACACACCTCGTATGGCCAGCGCACGGAAGGAAAGGAGTACGACTGTGCCCACTGGCTCGCGGAGGAACTCGACGCCGCGGACTTCCTGCACATCGAAACCGACCACCTCGCGGCGATCGGCGGGTCCAGTCTCACCGACGAGTCGATGGCGGTCGGGGACGCGAGCGAGGGCGAGGAGATCCCCGACACGTACGTCCCGTTTCGCAACGCGAACCTGCTCTCGATGGCGGTCTCGTACGCCGAGGCCCGCGGCGCGGAGGCGATCTACATCGGTGCGCACTCGGAGGACTTCGCGGGCTATCCCGACTGTCGACCCGCCTTCTTCGAGGCCTTTCAGGGGGTCGTCGATACGGGAACCAAACCCGAAACGGAGATCGGGATCGAGGCACCCTACGTCGAGTATTCGAAGACCGAGATCGCAGAACGCGGCCTCGAACTCGGGGTCCCCTACGAGCACACGTGGAGCTGCTATCGTAACGAAGCGCCGGCCTGCGGGACCTGTGATTCGTGTACCTACCGGCGCGAGGCCTTCGAGCGCGCCGGTAGCGAGGATCCCATCGCCTACGCGGGGGACTGA